atcataaatataaataaagtgtttGTAATTGATATTGTAACTCATAATGTTAAACGTATTGgacaataaagtaaatttgaagatctagatataattttttacattattattatgattatcaCTCAATATCTGAGTTAAAATATAGTTACTATTATTTCATTGGTTTAATTTTCGTACTAGCACAaggtcattaaaaaaaaatgaatcatgtatgtttctttatttaatcatatatacTAACTAATACATGATatagttgtgttttttttttcatttaaaattatattaatatattatgttataattatattgttctaATGGAAatgtaaaactatattatagatAGTATAAGATCAGTTTTCTGATATTGTATATGATACTACTGTGTCATGGAGTTCATTTCTGATGAACACAGAAAACTGAAGAATTCACTATAATGATGTTTCATTATAGTAAAATGCATTCTTTCTGGCAACTAGGAACAGTTTCCTTATGGACATTTTTTTAACTGACTTCAagttacaattataaaactTCGAAGTATATATCTAGTTTTCGCTACATACTGTAATGTACTTGAActacttatgtttattttacttttagtgTTATTTGTTTAAGAATATCATAAATAGATGAATAGATTTATATACATTGTCCTCTGTGATTGTATATTATACTCATTGTCACAATAAACTGTAAGTCATAATTCTTCTTTTCTTTACACTAACTAACCAATCTATAAgttgtttaaattgtttgtttatttttgtcagCATTATCacctttttttagaaataattgcaTATCGAAAGTACaggaataataaaacattatttgagCAGAgccaaatttattaataacgttaaatcagaatattcataattaaaataatcaaatgcaAACTTTAAGCTtagcatataataaattaaatgcgtAACGAAGCAGATTACTTTAAGATGTTGTATTTCACTTATTTTTTTCCCTTCTTAGCAGCGGCAGCAGCTTCTAGGTCTATGGGTGCCGGTTTGACAAATGGAATAATATCTTGGTACTGTTCTGGCATCCATGGTTTTAAAACTTCAGGTATCTATAATACAGTAAAAGggatttttatatttggatttaacaaagagtaaaaataaaaataactgcacattattaattactttactaTTTCCTTTAGAGAatgtattaattgaaaaataccTTGATTCCTTCTTCGCACTGGTGCACCTCGAGGATCGCGCAGATGACACGCGTTGTAGCACACATCGTCGCATTTAACATGTGGACATACTCTGTTGCTGCATTCATTTTCTTTGTCTGACCATAtctgataaaaagttataaacacttaaataattaaaataacagacaGTAATAGCTTAAGGTCACTCAGTTATCTTGATACACACCTTACCAGTAGGCGTCTTGCTTGGTATTCAAGACAGTTGCTGCATGATACCAGCTCACGGAAAGCACCAGAACCCGGAAACCAAGCTTccaaatctaatttttttgcagCAGCATGATTAAGTGCACCAGACACTATATTGACGACACGATAAGGGATTCCCAAAACCTTGCAAAATTCTTCAgcattatttatcatttcatcCATCATTTTCCATGATGCATTGTCATGAGGAGAAGTCAAAACAAACTGCTCCAcctagaaataatattaaaataaatgcccCATTCggatcttatttaaataaattgatagaaatttttaaaactatattttattttattattatactttttcaaattGATGTACTCTGAAAATGCCTCGAGTGTCTCGGCCATGTGAACCAACTTCTTGGCGAAAACATGTTGACAGACCTGCatacctacataaataattaaaacaataaattagagtcatcaaatttttattttaacaaataaccagtatatgtatatattaattcaataatatgatGTGTATCAAAGTTTTACCTTATGGGTAAAGAAGATTCAGGTAGCCACTCATCTCTGTGGTATGCGGCTATGGGTTGCTCTGATGTGGCAATAAGATATTTCTCCTCAACAGCAACATCTCCTTTATTTTCAGAGCCTTTACCTACCACCTTGTAAAGTTCTTCATCAAACTGTGCTAATTGTGCAACTTCTTGCATCacctatatatttaatcatttgtataaaaaaagatgactgttaatttattctatacatacaaaaataaaatcttaatgaaacattttgtattgttccaaaatttaaaataaataagaaattacctCTTTTCTCATAAAAAAGGGTGTATATAAAGGTGTGTATCCTTGTTTTAAGAGTATCCTCAGAGAGAGCTGCACAAGAGCTTGCTCTAGAAACACTGCAGGCCCCTTGAGATAATAACCTCGTCCACCAGCTACTGCTGCACCCCTTTCACCATCCATacctgaaataaattaataaactgaaAATACTAGAATgcctttataattattgatttttatgtaaGTGTATTGAGCAGTATTAGTATTCAAGCATGTACTGGCAATGGTACTCAAAATGTCTAAGTAATTGAATCtagtagtttataaaataacttttatttacttaccaTCTATCATACAAATAAGATCCACATGAGAGTATTTTTGCCTCACAGCACAGTCTCCAAAGGTTCTCTCAATGGCATTGTGGTCTTCATCATCATCCACTGGGACTGACTCATGTAAATGGTTACCCACTTCTCTGAGAGCTGCCGAACGAGCCTTTTCTGCTACTACCAGAGcctgctcattattttttatagcttcATCTATGAGTACTCTAACCTAGAAGTTATTTgtgaaatttaacatttatatctattttttttttcctaaattatatatgtatatcctagatttatatatatattattatagatttatatatatatatatatatcctagaTGTATTGTCCATAGATCAAACATTAATAGTACATTCAGGTTATTCTCAAAAGTAAAATGCCACAAGcatattattaacaaagataaaatttgtcatattataaactatattacttGTCATGTATTTAtggatgttataaataaaaatatgaatttgataCTTTAAATTCTCATTGTAAACAGTATtgagaatttaattaatgttttctacTAAAAATCTTGGGCTTAATAAGaacttttaataacaaaaaataattttatacaaaccatatggaaaataacaaatattgaaacaaaaaaagaaatattaagcctatattttttttgtatgaatgaATAGTTTGTAAGaatggatatttaaaatatgagacCTTTTTAATCTGGTTAACTGTGAGTGGCCTAAGCTGCTCGCCGGTAAGGTTTATTAGGTTATCTGACACTTCTTGAGGTACAGGTTCATCATCTGGACCAACCGGTTCCTTCTGTTTCATCTTTTGACCTATTTCCTTACTGcacacattttttaatttgttcaagTTATCAGCATCGTGTCGCAGTTTTCGCCATAAGGTATCCTGTTCAACAACAGTGTCTACTAAAGCAACGTCTTTATAACGTTTTCTTTGATTTTCGCGTATTTTATCAGGGTTTCCATCTTTGTCTGCGCGAAATAAGTCTAAGTCAAGAACCATTGTGATTAATAACGAAATGGgtatatttaaagtaagttatttattactCAAAAATACGGAATATAATAGAATGGTATGATGAAAGTTAGtgaaataaaatgacaaaacgTCGATCTGAATTGCTGACGGAGTGACAGATAAGTACAACAACTGCATGACGCAGTGATAGGTACcgttcagaaaaaatattttaaaatacttaaaataacttttaaaacaacatgttactattgatatttgttttctaattataaaacgaaactACTAACCGcatcatattttgtattttggcaaataacattacaaaataataataatttattgcgaCAAAACCTTACattattatctaattaaatCCATTGATGACTATCATACAAATACACGATGGCATCTAAATTAAGTCAATTCTGTAGCAGTTGTATATAAGATGATGAAAATTAACTAGCTAATTAAAACGATAATTtggaattttgtttaaaaagttctaattagatttttattatgtgcagtacttataaaaaatatttattattaagagaaatatatataatatttatttaaataatatactatatatttatattttatattttacgataagctgcatatatttatattagatatagaTATAAGACATAAGTTCCATCCagtaatttatgttttcaaaaGCTAGCAACATCTAATCAAAATGTCAAATTCGCGATTGGTCGGCTAGATTTGagctaatatttttcatattttcctGAATGTTTTGTATACTATGATAATCCTATCAGATACCAGATGAAATAGTAAATCTTCATCGTTCAACTAAAGACTGTAAGGAATCTTATATATTCGTAAAAACTAGTTTGCATAGTTagtttcaaatattgtttacacGTCTCCAATATCCTTTTCCAATCTATTTACAAAGGGGAGTATACTTGTTGtcgaaatcaaattaattgttgtaacatattttcttttaatatacttCTAAAATTACGAAACATAAGGTGTAAATGAgcgaaaagttaatttaaattttgcaattaCCTTCTTTATTATTCGGCCTTATTATCTGTATACCCCTTTCGAATGACATTATATGTAAGTAATCTAATTTCCAGGTTTTTTATGATTTACAGGCAATGATAAGATGATTCCACTCAAAGACAACCAAGATGTGGCAGCTTTCCTTGTCACAAAACACTCTTGGAAAGGAAAGTACAAAAGAGTATTTTCCATTGGCACTCATGGGATCACAACATATAATCCAGATCGCTTGGAGGTGACAAATAAATGGCTGTACTCAGACGTGGTCACCATTGCTTCATCCAAGCATTCAAACTCTGTTGCAAACCATGACTTCACACTTGTCATGAAAAAGGACAAAAAAATAGATTCAATGAAGTTCTCTTCTGAACATAAATGTCTTATTTTAACAGAGGCTTTTAAATATAGACACTTGTTTTCAGAAAAGCCCAAAGACATTTTTGTGAGTATAACCTTCAATGAAACctaaataatactataagtaCAGAACCTTAAccttctttattatatttgaccaatatttttaatcactGATCATTGTTATAGAGGTATCAAGCATACAAACATCATTGGAGTGGTACACGATTACCCATTGTGCTTGAAGTTGGCCCGTGCTCATTAGAACAGCTGGACCCATCAACGCACACATTGCTGGCTAGTTACCCCTACAGTGATATACAAGGCATTCTTCCTGTAAGAGACATACCGGGAGGATTCGTACTAGCTGTTGGAGGATATAGTCGTCTTCACTTATTTTCCAATACTATGGatcatcaaattattattaataaaatgcttgAAATGGCTAGTTTAACGATGAGCATAAGTATAAAAGTACTTTCTGCAACCATTACAGTTGATGATTACCACAATCAAAGATTTGGCAAATACAGGTAAGATAAAACAATATCCAAGTACAAAGAGATAAAgcattacattttacaataataagtattgtttaaaatattggcAGTAATGTTGCTAACatttgtgatatttataaacattaatagcataaataattatcttatttattacttaattgaATTACAgcttcattatttaattattaactgaaAGGAAAGCAAACTTTCCCAAATTCATTATCAAGTATCAACTGCAGTAGTGTTTAagcaatttatgtttaattaatgtgTCTCATTTTTCTAATCATGTTTTCCTTTatacctaattataattattaaaatgacctTCGACATACTTTTTATCTGTTCTATTTAAAATCATCATATCATGTATGAAACAattgtgttaatttattatcatagcATTGAACATAGGATTGGGATATGCAGTCATAAGAATGAGTCACTGTTTGTCTATCGATGATTCCTTTTTatatactgtttattatttgataattctttttaaagtaaaagtaacaaaacaTATGTtctttgttgtattttattagaacataaaaaaaaacatcaaaactttataattacattctatttttatagcatcagtaattaaaaataatgataataatgtcTTCCTTGCAAGATATGTGCACAAGTCTCTCAAGTGTACTCTTTATTCCCTCATTCTTATAATCCAATTGGTCAGCAATCTGATACTATGAGTTATAGAACAAGACCAATAACTTTACATGCTTTTTGAGGCACGGGAATGTAATCATtactaattttgtaaatatcagATTGATATagagaatataaaaattttaccttccaataaaatttgtattacgtTTCCTAAGGCGTCCGAAGTCCGTTATGAGAGAGTACCTTATCTTCAAACCGATTTCCGCTAGATGTCGCTGGCAGGTATTGATTTGTATATAGGTGTCACAAGCGCCATTTTGACTTCATTGTTTAACTCATAATGGTATGATCGCCCAGGTAGACATTACCCGGACTTCGGACGTCTTAGGaaacataatacaaattttattggaacgtaaaatttttatattatgtgtttCGGTTGACGTCCGAAGTCCGTTATGAGAGACGTGTTTGTCATCTCTCAGTTATTAGGCACATATCCGAAACCCTAAATTGTAAGTGCGGAGTAATTATGTTGTAGTAGGGACTGTAAAATATTTGGTTAATGATTTTTCTGTTGTATGCTTATCTgttgttttgatttgtttttgatagAATTTTCTAAAAGTTATTTCATTTTGCCAGTTTGCCTTacacagaatttcattgattgGATAGTTTTCTATCCAATTCAGTGATGAGACTGCTGATCTACAGCTACCGGGGGACGCGTGTATGCCTGCCtctttt
The window above is part of the Vanessa tameamea isolate UH-Manoa-2023 chromosome 18, ilVanTame1 primary haplotype, whole genome shotgun sequence genome. Proteins encoded here:
- the LOC113400157 gene encoding serine--tRNA ligase, cytoplasmic, which codes for MVLDLDLFRADKDGNPDKIRENQRKRYKDVALVDTVVEQDTLWRKLRHDADNLNKLKNVCSKEIGQKMKQKEPVGPDDEPVPQEVSDNLINLTGEQLRPLTVNQIKKVRVLIDEAIKNNEQALVVAEKARSAALREVGNHLHESVPVDDDEDHNAIERTFGDCAVRQKYSHVDLICMIDGMDGERGAAVAGGRGYYLKGPAVFLEQALVQLSLRILLKQGYTPLYTPFFMRKEVMQEVAQLAQFDEELYKVVGKGSENKGDVAVEEKYLIATSEQPIAAYHRDEWLPESSLPIRYAGLSTCFRQEVGSHGRDTRGIFRVHQFEKVEQFVLTSPHDNASWKMMDEMINNAEEFCKVLGIPYRVVNIVSGALNHAAAKKLDLEAWFPGSGAFRELVSCSNCLEYQARRLLVRYGQTKKMNAATEYVHMLNATMCATTRVICAILEVHQCEEGIKIPEVLKPWMPEQYQDIIPFVKPAPIDLEAAAAAKKGKK